In the Rhinoraja longicauda isolate Sanriku21f chromosome 40, sRhiLon1.1, whole genome shotgun sequence genome, one interval contains:
- the tomm22 gene encoding mitochondrial import receptor subunit TOM22 homolog: MAADGSTERLLEVEDEIEDDDNLDESLAERLWGLTEMFPEGMRNASGVAASCSLTIAKNLYSFTRSALWVGTTSFMILVLPVVFETEKLQLEQQQIQQQRQILLGPNTGMSGGMPGLLPPPLPGKI, encoded by the exons ATGGCGGCGGACGGGAGTACAGAGCGGCTTCTCGAGGTCGAAGATGAGATCGAGGACGACGATAAT CTCGACGAGTCCCTGGCAGAGAGACTGTGGGGTTTGACAGAGATGTTCCCGGAGGGAATGCGGAATGCCTCGGGGGTAGCCgcgagctgctcgctgacgatagCCAAGAATCTTTACAG CTTCACTCGCTCGGCCCTGTGGGTGGGCACCACGTCCTTCATGATCCTGGTGCTGCCGGTGGTGTTTGAAACGGAGAAGCTACAGCTGGAACAGCAACAGATCCAGCAACAGAGACAG ATTCTGTTGGGTCCAAACACGGGGATGTCGGGTGGAATGCCGGGATTGCTGCCGCCTCCGCTTCCAGGAAAAATATAA
- the LOC144611456 gene encoding ribosomal RNA-processing protein 7 homolog A-like — protein sequence MAPRGEAGVDTDMAGFTVIPALLSGSGGAARQLLVKPHRAREVAARRPQERTLFVLNLPPYCTQESVHRLFSQCGTVTSVELQEKPGPGAKSEAKKSKFSRKPVEGYRVAYVVFKSPAGMKSALKPQTPWVLSPSEHPVTTGLHKWIQEYRHSITDTEALQKEVDDFMKKHDQHVAAMEARAGAEDGVPDEEGWVKVTRKGRRPGIPRTEARNLQATQRQKRQRQQQELLNFYSWQQQDAKREHIAQLRKRFEEDKQKIALMRAERKFKPY from the exons ATGGCGCCGCGCGGGGAGGCGGGAGTGGACACGGACATGGCGGGGTTCACAG tgatccccgcgctgCTCTCGGGGAGCGGCGGCGCCGCCCGGCAGCTGCTGGTGAAGCCGCACCGGGCCCGAGAGGTGGCGGCCCGCCGGCCACAGGAGAGAACCCTGTTCGTGCTCAACCTGCCGCCCTACTGCACACAG GAGAGTGTGCACAGACTTTTTTCACAGTGTGGCACCGTCACCTCTGTGGAACTGCAGGAGAAGCCAGGCCCAGGAGCCAAATCCGAGGCAAAGAAGTCAAAGTTCTCCAGGAAACCTGTGGAG GGTTACCGCGTGGCCTACGTCGTCTTCAAGAGCCCGGCCGGCATGAAGTCTGCCCTGAAGCCCCAAACCCCCTGGGTGCTGTCTCCCAGCGAGCACCCGGTCACCACAGGCCTTCACA AGTGGATCCAGGAATATCGCCACAGCATCACGGACACCGAGGCTCTGCAGAAAGAAGTGGACGACTTCATGAAGAAACACGACCAGCACGTGGCAGCG ATGGAGGCGCGGGCGGGAGCGGAGGACGGGGTCCCGGACGAGGAGGGCTGGGTGAAGGTGACGAGGAAGGGCCGGCGGCCGGGCATCCCGCGCACCGAGGCCCGTAACCTGCAGGCGACGCAGCGGCAGAAACGCCAGCGGCAGCAGCAGGAGCTGCTCAACTTCTACAGCTGGCAGCAGCAGGACGCCAAGCGTGAAC ATATCGCTCAGCTTCGGAAGAGGTTTGAAGAagacaaacagaagattgctcTGATGAGGGCAGAGCGGAAATTCAAGCCTTACTGA